A single Capra hircus breed San Clemente chromosome 13, ASM170441v1, whole genome shotgun sequence DNA region contains:
- the APMAP gene encoding adipocyte plasma membrane-associated protein isoform X2, with product MTEADGLRQRRPLRPQVVTDDNRTPEAKGGSSFSGRVFRATFLMLAAFLTIPLLGALVLLDSPIDPEPLSFKEPPLFLGVLQPNTKLQQAEKLFENQLVGPESIANIGDVMFTGTADGRVVKLENGEVETIARFGSGPCSEVKLLLSSETPIEGRKMSFLNDLTVTRDGRKIYFTDSSSKWQRRDYLLLLMEGTDDGRLLEYDTQTKEVKVLLDHLRIPNGVQLSPAEDFVLVAELAMVRIRRFYVSGLMKGGADVFVENLPGFPDNIRASSSGGYWVSMAAIRANPGFSMLDFLSERPFLKKVIFKLFSQETVMKFIPRYSLVLELSDSGAFRRSLHDPEGQVVTYVSEAHEHNGHLYLGSFRAPYLCRLRL from the exons ATGACCGAGGCTGACGGGCTGCGGCAGCGCCGGCCCCTGCGGCCGCAGGTGGTCACGGACGACAACCGGACACCGGAGGCCAAGGGCGGCAG CTCCTTTAGCGGCAGAGTGTTCCGAGCCACCTTCCTCATGCTGGCAGCCTTCCTCACCATCCCCCTGCTCGGCGCCCTGGTGCTGCTGGACTCGCCTATAGACCCGGAGCCTCTCAG CTTCAAAGAGCCCCCTCTCTTCCTTGGTGTGCTGCAACCAAATACGAAGTTACAACAGGCGGAAAAGCTATTTGAAAATCAGCTTGTTGGGCCAGAATCCATAGCAAATATTGGGG ATGTGATGTTTACGGGTACAGCAGATGGCCGAGTTGTAAAGCTTGAAAATGGTGAAGTAGAGACCATTGCTCGATTTGGCTCAGGCCCGTGCA GTGAAGTAAAACTGCTGCTGTCCTCCGAGACCCCCATTGAGGGGAGGAAAATGTCCTTCTTGAACGATCTTACAGTAACTCGGGACGGGAGGAAGATTTACTTTACGGATTCTAGCAGCAAATGGCAAAGACGAGATTATCTGCTCCTGTTGATGGAGGGGACGGATGATGGGCG CCTGCTGGAGTACGACACCCAAACCAAGGAGGTGAAGGTTTTGCTGGACCACTTGCGGATCCCCAATGGGGTGCAGCTGTCTCCTGCGGAGGACTTTGTCCTGGTGGCGGAGTTGGCCATGGTGAGGATCAGGAG GTTCTACGTGTCTGGCCTGATGAAGGGAGGGGCTGACGTGTTTGTGGAGAATTTGCCTGGCTTCCCGGACAACATTCGAGCCAGCAGCTCCGGGGGGTACTGGGTCAGCATGGCGGCCATCCGCGCCAATCCTGGCTTCTCCATGTTGGATTTCTTATCCGAGAGGCCTTTTCttaaaaaagtgatttttaag CTATTCAGCCAAGAGACGGTGATGAAATTCATACCGCGCTACAGCCTTGTCCTGGAGCTCAGTGATAGCGGGGCCTTCCGGAGGAGTCTGCATGACCCCGAAGGGCAGGTGGTCACCTACGTGAGTGAGGCGCATGAACACAATGGGCACCTCTACCTGGGCTCCTTCAGGGCCCCCTACCTGTGCAGACTCCGCCTGTAG
- the APMAP gene encoding adipocyte plasma membrane-associated protein isoform X1: protein MTEADGLRQRRPLRPQVVTDDNRTPEAKGGSSFSGRVFRATFLMLAAFLTIPLLGALVLLDSPIDPEPLSFKEPPLFLGVLQPNTKLQQAEKLFENQLVGPESIANIGDVMFTGTADGRVVKLENGEVETIARFGSGPCKTRDDEPACGRPLGIRAGPNGTLFVVDAYKGLFEVNPWKREVKLLLSSETPIEGRKMSFLNDLTVTRDGRKIYFTDSSSKWQRRDYLLLLMEGTDDGRLLEYDTQTKEVKVLLDHLRIPNGVQLSPAEDFVLVAELAMVRIRRFYVSGLMKGGADVFVENLPGFPDNIRASSSGGYWVSMAAIRANPGFSMLDFLSERPFLKKVIFKLFSQETVMKFIPRYSLVLELSDSGAFRRSLHDPEGQVVTYVSEAHEHNGHLYLGSFRAPYLCRLRL from the exons ATGACCGAGGCTGACGGGCTGCGGCAGCGCCGGCCCCTGCGGCCGCAGGTGGTCACGGACGACAACCGGACACCGGAGGCCAAGGGCGGCAG CTCCTTTAGCGGCAGAGTGTTCCGAGCCACCTTCCTCATGCTGGCAGCCTTCCTCACCATCCCCCTGCTCGGCGCCCTGGTGCTGCTGGACTCGCCTATAGACCCGGAGCCTCTCAG CTTCAAAGAGCCCCCTCTCTTCCTTGGTGTGCTGCAACCAAATACGAAGTTACAACAGGCGGAAAAGCTATTTGAAAATCAGCTTGTTGGGCCAGAATCCATAGCAAATATTGGGG ATGTGATGTTTACGGGTACAGCAGATGGCCGAGTTGTAAAGCTTGAAAATGGTGAAGTAGAGACCATTGCTCGATTTGGCTCAGGCCCGTGCA AAACCCGAGATGACGAGCCTGCTTGTGGGAGACCCCTAGGCATCCGGGCTGGGCCCAACGGGACCCTTTTTGTGGTTGATGCGTACAAAGGGCTGTTTGAAGTAAATCCCTGGAAAC GTGAAGTAAAACTGCTGCTGTCCTCCGAGACCCCCATTGAGGGGAGGAAAATGTCCTTCTTGAACGATCTTACAGTAACTCGGGACGGGAGGAAGATTTACTTTACGGATTCTAGCAGCAAATGGCAAAGACGAGATTATCTGCTCCTGTTGATGGAGGGGACGGATGATGGGCG CCTGCTGGAGTACGACACCCAAACCAAGGAGGTGAAGGTTTTGCTGGACCACTTGCGGATCCCCAATGGGGTGCAGCTGTCTCCTGCGGAGGACTTTGTCCTGGTGGCGGAGTTGGCCATGGTGAGGATCAGGAG GTTCTACGTGTCTGGCCTGATGAAGGGAGGGGCTGACGTGTTTGTGGAGAATTTGCCTGGCTTCCCGGACAACATTCGAGCCAGCAGCTCCGGGGGGTACTGGGTCAGCATGGCGGCCATCCGCGCCAATCCTGGCTTCTCCATGTTGGATTTCTTATCCGAGAGGCCTTTTCttaaaaaagtgatttttaag CTATTCAGCCAAGAGACGGTGATGAAATTCATACCGCGCTACAGCCTTGTCCTGGAGCTCAGTGATAGCGGGGCCTTCCGGAGGAGTCTGCATGACCCCGAAGGGCAGGTGGTCACCTACGTGAGTGAGGCGCATGAACACAATGGGCACCTCTACCTGGGCTCCTTCAGGGCCCCCTACCTGTGCAGACTCCGCCTGTAG